Proteins encoded by one window of Streptacidiphilus sp. PB12-B1b:
- a CDS encoding STAS domain-containing protein yields the protein MRRKRGTAATATIVLAAAEVSRGVREVREVRVDFTGVPFMDTSGLAFVTDLRQRCREAGALLRIGGLRPQPRRVFAVAGFPLPELPAVE from the coding sequence ATCCGACGGAAGCGGGGCACGGCCGCGACTGCCACGATCGTCCTGGCGGCCGCGGAGGTCTCGCGCGGCGTCCGGGAGGTCCGGGAGGTTCGGGTGGACTTCACCGGTGTCCCCTTCATGGACACCAGCGGACTGGCCTTCGTCACCGATCTGCGGCAGCGCTGCCGGGAGGCCGGGGCGCTGCTGCGGATCGGCGGCCTGCGCCCGCAGCCCCGCCGGGTGTTCGCCGTGGCCGGGTTCCCGCTGCCGGAGCTGCCGGCCGTCGAGTGA
- a CDS encoding LamG domain-containing protein, with amino-acid sequence MKRTRMLAGLAALALVGSTALALAPAATAAPDAPIAFTSNNLSTWQTNGVVWALAQTGGTVFAGGSFTAIRPPGSAIGTNETPAANFMVLDAATGVPTGCGLNFTISSGTATIRALAVSPDGRTLYVGGYFDHVNGVYVNSLVAIDIATCSLVPTFHPQVNATVRTILPTSTGVYIGGDFTSVDGTARQHLAEVTTVGDTAPGSLLSWAPTTDLTVRSMVLSPDGTDLVVGGDFFTLNGADSHALGIVDPVTGATIKDYPLGFIEQNSVVKDLATDATGFYTANEGTGGGVFDGRIAIDWSTLNQRWRDTCLGATQAVLVYDNVLYAGSHTHDCSSMGEQPDGRRQHLIAETTSSGMEYPWYPDTNDGPSPNVAPPGLPTVEEIGPRAMTVATENNQPYLWVAGEFTTVNGSPQQGLTRFGDGPDLAAPSVPAITSSATTAGTVQLRWRTATDTDDGTLTYKLYRDGGSTPVWTGTGSSYWWSRPQLSYLDTGLVPGSWHTYRVTAGDGTNTTTSPTYTIRAAPATLPYASQVLADGAQLYWRYDEASGSFIGDTSSANQNGYFNGGGTWRDGTGAIAGDASTALGLNGTSGFVYDETAQPSPATFSIETWFKTSTTSGGVLVGFGDKQTAASGNYDKHIYMTNSGQLVFGTYSGGTQTVITPNAYNDGQWHYAVATQGPGGMALYVDGSRVGSNTSATANQQYQGYWHVGADSLGGWPDQPSSSYFQGIVDETAVYPGVLTPTQVATHYTLAGGTVAVPPTPSDSYGKAVYNDAPSSYWRLDETSGTTAADASNNGNTAAYGTGATLGAPGALPTGDGTAVTLDGASDGIVSANNSSASPSSYSTELWFRTTTAVGGKLIGFGNSQTGLSGNYDKHVYMTDSGQLVFGTWNGSADTITSSGAYNDGAWHYLVATQGASGMALYVDGTLVGTNPTTTSQAYNGYWRVGGDNLNGWPNQPDSDWFAGSIDEVAVYPTALTAAQVAAHYAAATH; translated from the coding sequence GTGAAAAGGACCCGGATGCTCGCCGGGCTGGCGGCGCTCGCGCTGGTCGGCTCGACGGCGTTGGCGTTAGCCCCGGCCGCGACCGCCGCGCCGGACGCGCCCATCGCGTTCACCTCGAACAACCTCTCCACCTGGCAGACCAACGGCGTGGTCTGGGCGCTGGCCCAGACGGGGGGCACGGTCTTCGCCGGCGGGAGCTTCACCGCCATCCGGCCTCCGGGGTCCGCGATCGGGACCAACGAGACGCCTGCCGCCAACTTCATGGTGCTGGACGCCGCCACCGGCGTGCCCACCGGCTGCGGCCTCAACTTCACCATCAGCAGCGGCACCGCGACCATCCGGGCGCTGGCGGTCTCCCCCGACGGCCGGACCCTCTACGTCGGCGGCTACTTCGACCACGTCAACGGCGTCTACGTGAACAGCCTGGTGGCGATCGACATCGCCACCTGCTCGCTGGTCCCGACCTTCCACCCGCAGGTCAACGCAACGGTCAGAACCATCCTGCCGACCAGCACCGGCGTCTACATCGGCGGCGACTTCACCTCGGTCGACGGGACGGCCCGCCAGCACCTGGCCGAGGTCACCACGGTCGGCGACACCGCCCCGGGCTCGCTGCTGTCCTGGGCGCCGACGACCGACCTGACCGTGCGCTCGATGGTGCTCTCGCCGGACGGCACCGACCTGGTGGTCGGCGGTGACTTCTTCACCCTCAACGGCGCCGACTCGCACGCCCTGGGCATCGTCGACCCGGTCACCGGGGCGACCATCAAGGACTACCCGCTGGGCTTCATCGAGCAGAACTCCGTGGTCAAGGACCTGGCGACGGACGCCACCGGCTTCTACACCGCCAACGAGGGCACCGGCGGCGGGGTCTTCGACGGCCGCATCGCCATCGACTGGTCCACCCTGAACCAGCGTTGGCGTGACACCTGCCTCGGCGCGACCCAGGCCGTCCTGGTCTACGACAACGTGCTGTACGCCGGTTCGCACACCCATGACTGCTCCAGCATGGGCGAACAACCGGACGGGCGGCGGCAGCACCTGATCGCCGAGACCACCAGCAGCGGCATGGAGTACCCCTGGTACCCGGACACCAACGACGGCCCGAGCCCCAACGTCGCCCCGCCGGGCCTGCCCACGGTGGAGGAGATCGGGCCCCGGGCGATGACCGTGGCCACCGAGAACAACCAGCCCTACCTCTGGGTCGCGGGCGAGTTCACCACCGTCAACGGCAGCCCGCAGCAGGGCCTGACCCGCTTCGGCGACGGCCCCGACCTGGCCGCGCCCAGCGTGCCCGCGATCACCAGCTCCGCCACCACCGCCGGTACCGTGCAGCTGCGTTGGCGGACGGCCACCGACACCGACGACGGCACGCTCACCTACAAGCTGTACCGGGACGGCGGCAGCACGCCCGTCTGGACCGGCACCGGCAGCTCCTACTGGTGGTCGCGGCCGCAGCTGTCGTACCTCGACACCGGCCTGGTGCCCGGCAGTTGGCACACCTACCGGGTGACCGCCGGCGACGGCACCAACACCACCACCTCGCCGACGTACACCATCCGGGCTGCTCCGGCCACGCTGCCGTACGCCAGCCAGGTGCTCGCCGACGGGGCCCAACTGTACTGGCGGTATGACGAGGCGTCAGGAAGCTTCATCGGTGACACTTCGTCAGCGAACCAGAACGGCTACTTCAACGGCGGCGGCACCTGGCGCGACGGCACCGGCGCGATCGCCGGGGACGCCAGCACCGCGCTGGGGCTGAACGGCACCAGCGGCTTCGTCTACGACGAGACCGCGCAGCCCAGTCCGGCCACCTTCAGCATCGAGACCTGGTTCAAGACCAGCACCACCAGCGGCGGCGTGCTGGTCGGCTTCGGCGACAAGCAGACGGCCGCCTCCGGCAACTACGACAAGCACATCTACATGACCAACAGCGGCCAGCTGGTCTTCGGCACGTACAGCGGCGGCACCCAGACGGTGATCACGCCGAACGCGTACAACGACGGCCAGTGGCACTACGCCGTCGCCACCCAGGGGCCGGGCGGCATGGCCCTGTACGTGGACGGCAGCCGGGTCGGCAGCAACACCTCGGCCACCGCCAACCAGCAGTACCAGGGCTACTGGCACGTGGGCGCGGACAGCCTGGGCGGCTGGCCCGACCAGCCGAGCAGCAGCTACTTCCAGGGCATCGTCGACGAGACCGCCGTCTACCCGGGCGTGCTGACGCCCACGCAGGTCGCCACCCACTACACCCTGGCCGGCGGCACCGTGGCCGTGCCGCCGACGCCCTCCGACAGCTACGGCAAGGCCGTCTACAACGACGCGCCGAGCAGCTACTGGCGGCTGGACGAGACCAGCGGCACCACCGCCGCCGACGCCTCCAACAACGGCAACACCGCCGCCTACGGCACCGGGGCGACCCTCGGCGCACCGGGCGCGCTGCCCACCGGGGACGGCACCGCAGTGACCCTGGACGGCGCCTCGGACGGCATCGTCAGCGCCAACAACTCCTCGGCCTCGCCCAGCTCCTACTCCACCGAGCTGTGGTTCAGGACCACCACCGCCGTCGGCGGCAAACTCATCGGCTTCGGCAACAGCCAGACCGGGTTGTCGGGCAACTACGACAAGCACGTCTACATGACCGACAGCGGCCAGCTGGTCTTCGGCACCTGGAACGGCTCGGCGGACACCATCACCTCGTCCGGCGCCTACAACGACGGCGCCTGGCACTACCTGGTGGCCACCCAGGGCGCGTCCGGCATGGCGCTGTACGTCGACGGCACGCTGGTGGGCACCAACCCGACCACCACCAGCCAGGCGTACAACGGGTACTGGCGGGTCGGCGGGGACAACCTCAACGGCTGGCCCAACCAGCCGGACAGCGACTGGTTCGCCGGGTCGATCGACGAGGTCGCGGTGTACCCGACGGCGCTGACCGCCGCGCAGGTGGCCGCGCACTACGCGGCCGCGACGCACTAG